In Cupriavidus taiwanensis, the following are encoded in one genomic region:
- the bioA gene encoding adenosylmethionine--8-amino-7-oxononanoate transaminase: MDHLSLSPGNGTPSLGQRSRAAVWHPCTRLRPDDDAVPLAIVRGEGPWLHDADGQRYFDATSSWWVNLFGHANPRINAALARQLETLEHVMLAGCTHAPAVELAERLSALTGGALGNVFYASDGASAVEIALKMSFHYWRNTGLPAKREFACLRHGYHGETVGALAVTDVEIFRDAYDALIRRAHVVMSPDARQARRGESAADVAARALAELEALLRERAGTIAALIVEPLVQGAAGMAMHDPSYLDGARALCDRYRVHLIADEIAVGCGRTGTFFAWEQSRAEEAPLPPHLWPDFLCLSKGISGGYLPLSLVLSRPEIQRAFVADELARSFLHSHSYTGNPLACRAALATLDLFAQDEVLARNRERAQWLADGMAALAADARVRHVRQRGLIWAADVRDEVAGAGFAARFHHAARARELLVRPIGNTLYVMPPYVFDAAQARLLGQQMLATLDDVTVTTDAGKEVRHAA, translated from the coding sequence TTGGACCACCTGTCCCTTTCCCCAGGCAACGGCACGCCGTCGCTGGGCCAGCGCAGCCGCGCGGCGGTCTGGCACCCGTGCACGCGCCTGCGTCCCGACGACGACGCCGTGCCGCTGGCGATCGTGCGCGGCGAAGGCCCGTGGCTGCACGATGCCGACGGCCAGCGCTATTTCGACGCCACCAGTTCTTGGTGGGTCAACCTGTTCGGCCATGCCAACCCGCGCATCAACGCCGCGCTGGCGCGCCAGCTGGAGACGCTCGAGCACGTGATGCTGGCGGGCTGCACGCACGCGCCCGCGGTGGAGCTGGCCGAGCGCCTGTCGGCGCTGACCGGCGGTGCGCTGGGCAATGTGTTCTACGCCTCGGACGGCGCCTCGGCGGTCGAGATCGCGCTGAAGATGAGCTTCCACTACTGGCGCAACACCGGCCTGCCGGCCAAGCGCGAGTTCGCCTGCCTGCGCCACGGCTACCACGGCGAAACCGTGGGCGCGCTCGCGGTGACCGACGTGGAGATCTTCCGCGACGCCTACGACGCGCTGATCCGCCGCGCGCATGTGGTGATGTCGCCCGATGCCCGGCAGGCGCGCCGCGGCGAGTCCGCTGCCGATGTCGCGGCGCGCGCGCTGGCGGAGCTCGAGGCGCTGCTGCGCGAGCGTGCCGGCACCATTGCCGCGCTGATCGTCGAGCCGCTGGTGCAGGGCGCCGCCGGCATGGCGATGCACGACCCGTCCTACCTCGACGGCGCGCGCGCGCTGTGCGACCGCTACCGCGTCCACCTGATCGCCGACGAGATCGCGGTGGGCTGCGGCCGCACCGGCACCTTCTTCGCGTGGGAGCAGTCGCGCGCCGAGGAAGCCCCGTTGCCGCCGCACCTGTGGCCGGACTTCCTGTGCCTGTCCAAGGGCATCAGCGGCGGCTACCTGCCGCTGTCGCTGGTGCTGTCGCGCCCGGAAATCCAGCGCGCCTTCGTCGCCGACGAACTGGCGCGCAGCTTCCTGCATTCGCATTCGTACACCGGCAACCCGCTCGCCTGCCGCGCGGCGCTGGCCACGCTGGACCTGTTCGCGCAGGACGAGGTGCTGGCGCGCAACCGCGAGCGCGCGCAATGGCTGGCCGACGGCATGGCCGCGCTGGCGGCCGACGCGCGCGTGCGGCATGTGCGCCAGCGTGGCCTGATCTGGGCCGCCGATGTGCGCGACGAGGTGGCCGGCGCCGGCTTTGCCGCGCGCTTCCACCACGCCGCGCGCGCGCGCGAACTGCTGGTGCGCCCGATCGGCAATACCCTCTACGTGATGCCGCCCTACGTCTTCGACGCCGCGCAGGCGCGCTTGCTGGGCCAGCAGATGCTGGCCACGCTCGACGATGTGACCGTGACAACGGATGCGGGCAAGGAGGTGCGCCATGCTGCTTGA
- the bioF gene encoding 8-amino-7-oxononanoate synthase, with product MLLEQLKQAAAQRHALALTRRRRIAHTACAPHQAVGEDGTAAASLLTFCSNDYLGLANHPQVIAALVEGAQRYGAGSGASHLVSGHSIAHARLEAELARWFAPHIAQARALYFCTGYMANMAVLTALGTAGATLFCESLNHASLIDGARLARADVQRYPHCDTGALAALLAASPSARKLIVTDSVFSMDGNVAPLRQLLALAERHDAWIIVDDAHGFGVLGEHGHGVLEALGLSSERLIYIGTLGKAAGVAGAFVAAHETIVEHLVNTARPYIYTTAAPPAVAHALLASLAIIEGEEGRQRRAQLARCIALLREGLARLAAIAGWTLGDSQTAVQPLIVGDNGAALALSATLEADGIRVGAIRPPTVPEGTARLRITLSAAHTEDDVRRLLDALGAAVAQREAA from the coding sequence ATGCTGCTTGAACAACTGAAGCAGGCTGCGGCGCAGCGCCACGCGCTGGCGCTGACGCGCCGCCGCCGCATCGCGCACACCGCCTGCGCGCCGCACCAGGCGGTGGGCGAGGACGGCACCGCGGCGGCATCGCTGCTGACCTTCTGCAGCAACGACTACCTCGGGCTGGCCAACCACCCGCAGGTGATCGCCGCGCTGGTGGAAGGGGCGCAGCGCTATGGCGCCGGCAGCGGCGCCTCGCACCTGGTCAGCGGCCATTCGATCGCGCACGCGCGGCTGGAGGCCGAGCTGGCGCGCTGGTTCGCGCCGCACATCGCACAGGCGCGCGCGCTGTACTTCTGCACCGGCTACATGGCCAACATGGCGGTGCTGACCGCGCTGGGCACGGCCGGGGCGACGCTGTTCTGCGAGTCGCTCAACCATGCCTCGCTGATCGACGGCGCCCGGCTGGCGCGCGCCGACGTGCAGCGCTACCCGCACTGCGACACCGGCGCGCTGGCAGCGCTGCTCGCGGCCAGCCCCAGCGCGCGCAAGCTGATCGTCACCGACAGCGTATTCAGCATGGACGGCAACGTCGCGCCGCTGCGCCAGCTGCTGGCGCTGGCCGAGCGTCATGACGCCTGGATCATCGTCGACGATGCGCACGGCTTCGGCGTGCTCGGCGAGCACGGGCATGGCGTGCTGGAAGCGCTGGGACTGTCGTCCGAACGCCTGATCTATATCGGCACGCTCGGCAAGGCCGCGGGCGTGGCGGGCGCCTTCGTCGCCGCGCACGAGACCATCGTCGAGCACCTGGTCAACACCGCGCGGCCGTATATCTACACCACTGCCGCGCCGCCCGCGGTCGCGCATGCGCTGCTGGCGAGCCTGGCCATCATCGAAGGCGAAGAGGGACGGCAACGCCGCGCACAACTGGCGCGCTGCATCGCGCTGCTGCGCGAGGGGCTGGCCCGGCTGGCCGCGATCGCGGGCTGGACCCTGGGCGACAGCCAGACCGCGGTGCAGCCGCTGATCGTCGGCGACAACGGTGCCGCGCTGGCGCTGTCGGCCACGCTGGAGGCCGACGGCATCCGCGTCGGCGCGATCCGCCCGCCGACCGTGCCCGAGGGCACCGCGCGGCTGCGCATCACGCTGTCGGCGGCGCACACCGAAGACGATGTGCGGCGCCTGCTCGATGCACTGGGCGCCGCCGTGGCGCAGCGGGAGGCCGCATGA
- the bioD gene encoding dethiobiotin synthase, whose protein sequence is MSTPVTHMAPFACFVTGTDTGIGKTHASATLLHALHRAGYRTAGMKPVASGSEWRDGHWHNDDVAQLRAASSLNVPLGQTCPFLLRTPCSPHLAAAHEGVRITRAPIRAAFDALRRQADAVVVEGVGGFNVPLDSGAVRWNTADLAVMLAVPVVLVVGIRLGCLNHAMLTAEAIRARGLPLAGWIANRVDPGMLLADENIATLHASLDAPCLGELPWQLAPAAAADRLDLAPLLTAASRYQTEATGLAA, encoded by the coding sequence ATGAGCACCCCCGTTACTCACATGGCGCCTTTCGCCTGCTTCGTCACCGGCACCGACACCGGCATCGGCAAGACCCACGCCAGTGCCACGCTGCTGCATGCGCTGCATCGCGCCGGCTACCGCACCGCGGGCATGAAGCCCGTGGCCAGCGGCAGCGAATGGCGCGACGGCCACTGGCACAACGACGACGTGGCGCAGCTGCGCGCCGCCAGCTCGTTGAACGTGCCGCTGGGCCAGACCTGCCCGTTCCTGCTGCGCACGCCGTGCTCGCCGCACCTGGCGGCCGCGCACGAAGGCGTGCGCATCACGCGCGCGCCGATCCGCGCTGCCTTCGACGCGCTGCGCCGCCAGGCCGACGCGGTGGTGGTCGAGGGCGTGGGCGGCTTCAACGTGCCGCTCGACAGCGGCGCGGTGCGCTGGAACACCGCCGACCTTGCCGTGATGCTGGCGGTACCGGTGGTGCTGGTGGTCGGCATCCGGCTCGGCTGCCTGAACCACGCCATGCTGACCGCCGAAGCCATCCGCGCGCGCGGCCTGCCGCTGGCCGGCTGGATCGCCAACCGGGTCGATCCCGGCATGCTGCTGGCCGACGAGAACATCGCCACGCTGCACGCGTCGCTGGACGCGCCGTGCCTGGGCGAACTGCCGTGGCAACTGGCGCCCGCGGCCGCGGCGGACCGGCTCGACCTTGCGCCGCTGTTGACGGCCGCCTCCCGCTACCAGACCGAGGCCACTGGCCTGGCTGCCTGA
- a CDS encoding YchJ family protein, translating to MTGAKVAKAAKGAKASQRLPKAGPVPCPCGSADYAACCGRFHRGEALPPNAEALMRSRYSAYVLNDIDWLRQTWHASTCPADLVPDTATRWLGLTVKAHAQQDDTHAEVEFVARYKVGGRAWRLHERSRFVCEARAPGEAPQWLYVDGDIIGETP from the coding sequence ATGACGGGCGCAAAGGTGGCGAAGGCGGCGAAGGGCGCGAAGGCGTCGCAGCGCCTGCCCAAGGCCGGGCCGGTGCCGTGCCCGTGCGGCAGCGCCGACTACGCCGCCTGCTGCGGCCGCTTCCACCGCGGCGAGGCGCTGCCACCGAACGCCGAGGCGCTGATGCGCTCGCGCTACAGCGCCTACGTGCTGAACGACATCGACTGGCTGCGCCAGACCTGGCATGCGTCCACCTGCCCGGCCGACCTGGTGCCTGACACCGCGACGCGCTGGCTCGGGCTGACCGTCAAGGCGCATGCGCAGCAGGACGACACGCATGCCGAAGTGGAATTCGTGGCGCGCTACAAGGTGGGCGGGCGCGCCTGGCGGCTGCATGAGCGCAGCCGCTTTGTCTGCGAGGCGCGCGCACCGGGCGAGGCGCCGCAGTGGCTTTATGTGGACGGCGACATTATCGGGGAGACACCATGA
- a CDS encoding carboxyl transferase domain-containing protein, protein IVANNGILFSESALKGAHFIELCCQRKIPLVFLQNITGFMVGRKYENEGIARNGAKMVTAVATAQVPKFTVIIGGSFGAGNYGMCGRAYSPRFLWMWPNARISVMGGEQAASVLATVRRDGIEAKGGQWSAEEEDAFKQPIRDQYEHQGHPYYASARLWDDGVIDPAQTRTVLGLGLSASLNAPIDEMKFGVFRM, encoded by the coding sequence GATCGTCGCCAACAACGGCATCCTGTTCTCCGAGTCGGCGCTCAAGGGCGCGCACTTTATCGAGCTGTGCTGCCAGCGCAAGATTCCGCTGGTGTTCCTGCAGAACATCACCGGCTTCATGGTGGGCCGCAAGTACGAGAACGAAGGCATTGCACGCAACGGCGCCAAGATGGTGACCGCGGTGGCGACCGCGCAGGTGCCGAAGTTCACGGTGATCATCGGCGGCTCGTTCGGCGCGGGCAACTACGGCATGTGCGGGCGCGCGTATTCGCCGCGCTTTTTGTGGATGTGGCCGAACGCGCGCATCTCGGTGATGGGCGGCGAGCAGGCCGCGAGCGTGCTGGCGACGGTGCGCCGCGACGGCATCGAAGCGAAGGGCGGGCAGTGGAGCGCGGAAGAGGAGGATGCCTTCAAGCAGCCGATCCGCGACCAGTACGAGCACCAGGGCCACCCGTACTACGCCAGCGCGCGGCTGTGGGACGACGGCGTGATCGACCCCGCGCAGACGCGCACGGTGCTGGGGCTGGGGCTGTCGGCCAGCCTGAACGCGCCGATCGACGAGATGAAGTTCGGCGTGTTCCGCATGTAA
- a CDS encoding glutathione S-transferase family protein, translating into MSIDEQKEPEYLLYCFAQSGNAYKVAQLLETVGVQRGQQLWRARFVDFFNGETRTPEYRAINVMGEVPVLEFGGQRLSQSGTILETLAARLDAFGARNEAERAEVLRWLLFDNHKFTSYTATYRFMRNFARSPDPAVLEFFRARCEGAWSVLDAHLAGRDFVLGERTTIADFSLAGYVFFDDEIGVHWRKAYPHIHAWMERIRALPGWKHPYDLMPGHPLPKAAG; encoded by the coding sequence ATGAGCATCGACGAGCAAAAAGAGCCCGAGTACCTGCTGTATTGCTTTGCCCAGTCCGGCAACGCCTACAAGGTGGCGCAGCTGCTGGAAACCGTCGGCGTGCAGCGCGGCCAGCAGCTGTGGCGCGCGCGCTTTGTCGATTTCTTCAACGGCGAGACCCGCACCCCCGAATATCGCGCCATCAACGTGATGGGCGAGGTGCCGGTGCTGGAGTTCGGCGGCCAGCGCCTGTCGCAGTCCGGCACCATCCTCGAGACGCTGGCCGCGCGCCTGGATGCGTTCGGCGCGCGCAACGAGGCCGAGCGCGCCGAGGTGCTGCGCTGGCTGCTGTTCGACAACCACAAGTTCACCTCGTACACCGCCACCTACCGCTTCATGCGCAACTTCGCCAGGTCGCCCGACCCGGCCGTGCTGGAGTTCTTCCGCGCGCGCTGCGAGGGCGCCTGGAGCGTGCTCGACGCGCACCTGGCGGGGCGCGATTTCGTGCTGGGCGAGCGCACCACCATCGCCGACTTCTCGCTGGCGGGCTACGTCTTCTTCGACGATGAAATCGGCGTGCACTGGCGCAAGGCGTATCCGCATATCCACGCTTGGATGGAGCGCATCCGAGCGTTGCCGGGCTGGAAGCATCCCTACGACCTGATGCCCGGGCATCCGCTGCCGAAGGCAGCCGGCTGA
- the bioB gene encoding biotin synthase BioB — MTQAHTVTTISAESLRQTARQHALPDDAKWRVDDVAALFALPFNDLLFRAQQVHREHFDANTVQLSTLLSIKTGGCEEDCGYCPQSAHHDAGVKAEKLMALEEVLDAARAAKANGATRFCMGAAWRSPKDRHLEPVMDMVREVKAMGLETCVTLGMLKAEQAQQLKDAGLDYYNHNLDTSPEFYGKIITTRTYQDRLDTIGHVRDAGINVCCGGIVGMGESREARAGLIAQLANMDPYPESVPINNLVQVEGTPLAGTEALDLFEFVRTIAVARITMPGAMVRLSAGREAMDEALQALCFMAGANSIFYGDKLLTTGNPQADRDRALLARLDIRAEGHAG; from the coding sequence ATGACCCAAGCCCACACCGTTACCACCATCTCCGCCGAATCGCTGCGCCAGACTGCACGCCAGCATGCCTTGCCCGACGATGCCAAATGGCGCGTCGATGACGTCGCCGCGCTGTTCGCGCTGCCGTTCAACGACCTGCTGTTCCGCGCCCAGCAAGTGCATCGCGAGCATTTCGATGCCAACACCGTGCAGCTGTCGACGCTGCTGTCGATCAAGACCGGCGGCTGCGAAGAGGATTGCGGCTACTGCCCGCAGAGCGCGCACCACGATGCCGGCGTCAAAGCCGAGAAGCTGATGGCGCTGGAGGAAGTGCTCGACGCCGCGCGCGCGGCCAAGGCCAATGGGGCCACCCGCTTCTGCATGGGCGCCGCCTGGCGCAGCCCCAAGGACCGCCACCTGGAGCCGGTGATGGACATGGTGCGCGAGGTCAAGGCGATGGGCCTGGAGACCTGCGTCACGCTGGGCATGCTCAAGGCCGAGCAGGCGCAGCAGTTGAAGGATGCGGGGCTGGACTACTACAACCACAACCTGGACACCTCGCCCGAGTTCTACGGCAAGATCATCACCACCCGCACCTACCAGGACCGGCTCGACACCATCGGCCATGTGCGCGATGCCGGCATCAATGTCTGCTGCGGCGGCATCGTCGGCATGGGCGAATCGCGCGAGGCGCGCGCCGGGCTGATCGCGCAGCTGGCCAACATGGACCCGTATCCGGAGTCGGTGCCGATCAATAACCTGGTGCAGGTCGAGGGCACGCCGCTGGCCGGCACCGAGGCGCTGGACCTGTTCGAGTTCGTCCGCACCATCGCGGTGGCGCGCATCACCATGCCCGGCGCGATGGTGCGCCTGTCGGCGGGCCGCGAGGCCATGGACGAAGCGCTGCAGGCGCTGTGCTTCATGGCCGGCGCCAATTCGATCTTCTACGGCGACAAGCTGCTGACCACCGGCAACCCGCAGGCCGACCGCGATCGCGCGCTGCTGGCGCGCCTCGACATCCGCGCCGAAGGCCACGCGGGATGA
- a CDS encoding enoyl-CoA hydratase/isomerase family protein: protein MEFTALTVNIANHVATVTLNRPDVRNAFNETVIAELTGAFRALGDMDEVRAIVLAGNGPAFCAGADLNWMKKMAGYSDDQNRADALTLAQMLHTIWSCPRPVIARIQGDTYAGGMGLVAACDIAVAAEHAHFCLSEARLGLLPATISPYVIRAMGEQAARRYFITAERFDAAEALRLGLLHAVVPAEALDAKVAELTAALVANSPNAVRESKRLVQDIAGRVIDNDLLADTADRIAKIRASEEGREGVKSFLEKRTPSWRPA from the coding sequence ATGGAATTCACTGCCCTGACCGTCAATATCGCCAATCACGTCGCCACCGTCACGCTGAACCGGCCCGACGTGCGCAACGCCTTCAACGAGACCGTGATCGCCGAGCTGACCGGCGCCTTCCGCGCGCTCGGCGACATGGACGAGGTGCGCGCCATCGTGCTGGCCGGCAACGGCCCGGCCTTCTGCGCCGGCGCCGACCTGAACTGGATGAAGAAGATGGCGGGCTACTCCGACGACCAGAACCGCGCCGATGCGCTGACGCTGGCGCAGATGCTGCACACCATCTGGTCGTGCCCGCGCCCGGTGATCGCGCGCATCCAGGGCGACACCTACGCCGGCGGCATGGGCCTGGTGGCCGCGTGCGATATCGCGGTGGCGGCCGAGCACGCGCATTTCTGCCTGTCCGAGGCCCGCCTGGGCCTGCTGCCCGCCACCATCAGCCCGTACGTGATCCGCGCCATGGGCGAGCAGGCCGCGCGCCGCTACTTCATCACCGCCGAGCGCTTCGACGCGGCCGAGGCGCTGCGCCTGGGCCTGCTGCATGCGGTGGTGCCGGCCGAGGCGCTGGATGCCAAGGTCGCCGAACTGACGGCCGCGCTGGTGGCCAACAGCCCCAACGCCGTGCGCGAGAGCAAGCGGCTGGTGCAGGACATCGCCGGGCGCGTGATCGACAACGACCTGCTGGCGGATACCGCCGACCGCATCGCGAAGATCCGGGCTTCCGAGGAAGGGCGCGAAGGGGTGAAGTCGTTCCTGGAGAAGCGCACGCCGTCGTGGCGGCCGGCTTGA
- a CDS encoding 2-hydroxychromene-2-carboxylate isomerase, which translates to MTAAIDFYFDFSSPYGYFASTRIDDLAQKYGRNVAWHPILLGVVFKTTGASPLPQLPLKGDYSWRDFERTARFHGIEYQRPTHFPLPTTHAARAMLWLQNHHGDDLAAAFARSVYRALFVDDINIAEPAEIMKLAEPLGVDVQALDAGATSYQIKDQLKAEIEVAMAKGVFGSPFVIVDGEPFWGFDRFDQIEAHLKSRRQTELRAVPNPDTKEKKPA; encoded by the coding sequence ATGACCGCAGCGATCGACTTCTACTTTGATTTCTCTTCGCCGTACGGCTACTTCGCCAGCACCCGTATCGACGACCTGGCGCAGAAGTACGGGCGCAACGTCGCCTGGCATCCGATCCTGCTGGGCGTGGTGTTCAAGACCACCGGCGCCTCGCCGCTGCCGCAGCTGCCGCTCAAGGGCGACTACAGCTGGCGCGATTTCGAGCGCACCGCGCGCTTCCACGGCATCGAATACCAGCGCCCCACGCATTTCCCGCTGCCGACCACGCATGCAGCGCGCGCCATGCTGTGGCTGCAGAACCATCACGGCGACGACCTCGCCGCGGCCTTCGCCCGCTCGGTGTACCGCGCGCTGTTCGTCGATGACATCAATATCGCCGAGCCGGCCGAGATCATGAAGCTGGCCGAGCCGCTGGGCGTCGACGTGCAGGCGCTCGATGCCGGCGCCACCAGCTACCAGATCAAGGACCAGCTCAAGGCCGAGATCGAGGTGGCGATGGCCAAGGGCGTGTTCGGCTCGCCCTTCGTCATCGTCGACGGCGAGCCGTTCTGGGGCTTCGACCGCTTCGACCAGATCGAGGCCCACCTGAAGAGCCGCCGCCAGACCGAGCTGCGGGCCGTGCCCAACCCCGATACCAAGGAAAAGAAACCCGCATGA
- a CDS encoding HAD family hydrolase: protein MTAVNRGHSGRFDCVIFDCDGVLVDSEPIVNRVLNQMLNELGIEISLEDSTRLFLGRAVREELGMIERMRGAPLPENWLSTWLARRNAVLEEEVAAVAHVREAIRAVAATGMPVCVASGADRVKVKLQLTKTGLVELFQQDEREHIFSATEVARSKPAPDVYLLAARTMGVEPARCAVVEDSPTGVTAGVAAGMTVFGYAARNDAAQLREAGARTIFTDMRELPELVG, encoded by the coding sequence ATGACTGCAGTCAACCGTGGCCATTCCGGCCGATTCGATTGCGTGATCTTCGACTGCGACGGCGTGCTCGTCGACAGCGAGCCCATCGTCAACCGCGTGCTCAACCAGATGCTGAACGAGCTCGGCATCGAGATCTCGCTGGAAGACTCCACGCGCCTGTTCCTGGGCCGCGCGGTGCGCGAGGAGCTGGGCATGATCGAACGCATGCGCGGCGCGCCGCTGCCCGAGAACTGGCTGTCGACCTGGCTGGCGCGCCGCAATGCGGTGCTGGAAGAAGAAGTCGCGGCGGTCGCGCATGTGCGCGAGGCCATCCGCGCGGTCGCCGCCACCGGCATGCCGGTGTGCGTGGCCTCGGGCGCGGACCGCGTCAAGGTCAAGCTGCAGCTGACCAAGACCGGGCTGGTCGAGCTGTTCCAGCAGGATGAGCGCGAGCATATCTTCTCGGCCACCGAGGTCGCGCGCAGCAAGCCGGCCCCTGACGTCTACCTGCTGGCCGCGCGCACCATGGGCGTCGAGCCCGCGCGCTGCGCCGTGGTGGAAGACAGCCCGACCGGCGTGACCGCGGGCGTGGCGGCCGGCATGACGGTGTTCGGCTACGCCGCGCGCAACGATGCCGCGCAGCTGCGTGAGGCCGGCGCGCGCACCATCTTCACCGATATGCGCGAGCTGCCGGAGCTGGTGGGATGA
- a CDS encoding dienelactone hydrolase family protein: MRRAARLVRRLALATVLAVLAPLCAQAQMANGNGQSGARVRFQEQVVMLPKAAIPSRIDLEATVFKPAGAGPFPLVVINHGKAPGRPAMQGRARFPAQSVEFLRRGYVVVLPMRQGFARSGGAYVGGSCDIETNGMMQADDVVATLDYMATQPYVDMERIVVIGQSHGGLTTMAFSTIAYPGVRGVVNFAGGLRNLNCPDWEERLVDAFASYGALARYPSLWIYGENDSYWPVPLPGRMFNAFKARASGPAAQARLVDVGEFGADSHRLFSAREGIPVWLPEVEDFFRSLGLPFDPGT, from the coding sequence ATGCGCCGCGCCGCCCGCCTTGTTCGCCGCCTTGCCCTGGCCACGGTGCTTGCCGTGCTGGCGCCGCTGTGCGCGCAGGCGCAGATGGCGAACGGCAACGGCCAGTCGGGCGCGCGCGTGCGCTTCCAGGAGCAGGTGGTGATGCTGCCCAAGGCCGCGATCCCGTCGCGCATCGACCTGGAGGCCACGGTGTTCAAGCCGGCCGGCGCGGGGCCGTTCCCGCTGGTGGTGATCAACCACGGCAAGGCCCCGGGCCGGCCCGCGATGCAGGGCCGCGCGCGCTTCCCGGCGCAGAGCGTGGAGTTCCTGCGCCGCGGCTACGTCGTGGTGCTGCCGATGCGGCAGGGCTTTGCGCGCTCGGGCGGGGCCTATGTGGGCGGCAGCTGCGACATCGAGACCAACGGCATGATGCAGGCCGACGACGTCGTCGCCACGCTCGACTACATGGCCACGCAGCCCTATGTCGACATGGAGCGCATTGTCGTGATCGGCCAGTCGCACGGGGGGCTGACCACCATGGCGTTCAGCACCATCGCTTATCCGGGCGTGCGCGGCGTGGTCAATTTTGCCGGCGGGCTGCGAAACCTGAACTGCCCCGACTGGGAAGAGCGCCTGGTCGATGCCTTCGCCAGCTACGGCGCGCTGGCGCGCTATCCCTCGCTGTGGATCTATGGCGAGAATGACAGTTACTGGCCGGTGCCCTTGCCCGGCCGCATGTTCAACGCCTTCAAGGCGCGCGCCAGCGGCCCGGCTGCGCAGGCCCGGCTGGTCGACGTAGGCGAGTTCGGCGCCGACTCGCACCGCCTGTTCAGCGCGCGCGAAGGCATCCCGGTGTGGCTGCCGGAGGTGGAGGACTTCTTCCGCTCGCTGGGGCTGCCCTTCGATCCGGGCACCTGA